The Corynebacterium camporealensis genome contains a region encoding:
- the ftsY gene encoding signal recognition particle-docking protein FtsY, whose product MNSTVVIGIVIAVVVILAIILLVVLGKKRGESKQVSFEKKEEPKELTREEKSGNYQAKSGFNFAAAGSDKEKVPADQPKQTDKPADAPKQAPPSDGPRDATAVANAQLSGQDPADVPAAKQQEETDKPVSEEPKADKSDAPIAPQSPDQLNADKPASEESEAPEAPQSVDQIKAEEPKVTEPKTEAPKAEELKTEEPKVEETEVDEPKVEEPKADDSDKHPGSVAAAGTAAAGAVAGGAAAAASSDQAPDDTIEDETVDDNKVADEVGESPAAGDTPADPAEDSPLFDEVVDDHDADEVEDRIADNEEEVQEAAAAAEAQASSAEAALEQTPVPEGEPEPQKKPTEDIAPAGGRLGRLRGRLSRSQNAIGQGLMGILSAGDLDEDAWEEIEDTLIMADLGTKSTMKVTDALRDKIAERGVESEEQARAMLREALIEAAQPEMDRSIKAMPNDGKPAIVMVVGVNGTGKTTTTGKLARVLVSMGHRVLLGAADTFRAAAADQLETWGRRVGADTIRGKEGADPASVAFDAVAAGVEQQVDVVLVDTAGRLHTSVDLMDQLGKVKRVVEKKTAVDEVLLVLDATVGQNGLAQARIFREVVDITGVVLTKLDGTAKGGIVFQVQEELGVPVKLVGLGEGADDLAPFEVESFVDALLGESK is encoded by the coding sequence ATGAATTCTACTGTTGTGATTGGCATTGTTATTGCCGTCGTGGTCATCCTGGCCATCATCTTGTTGGTGGTGCTGGGCAAGAAGCGCGGCGAGTCCAAGCAAGTTTCTTTTGAAAAGAAGGAAGAGCCCAAAGAGCTCACCCGCGAGGAGAAGTCCGGCAACTACCAAGCAAAGTCCGGCTTCAACTTCGCCGCAGCCGGCAGCGACAAAGAAAAGGTCCCCGCCGACCAGCCAAAGCAGACAGACAAGCCTGCCGATGCCCCCAAGCAAGCCCCGCCTAGCGATGGCCCCCGCGATGCCACCGCAGTAGCCAACGCTCAGCTCTCCGGCCAGGACCCCGCCGACGTTCCAGCTGCCAAGCAGCAGGAGGAAACCGATAAACCGGTTTCCGAGGAGCCCAAGGCCGACAAGTCGGACGCACCGATCGCCCCGCAGTCCCCGGACCAGCTCAACGCTGACAAGCCAGCTTCCGAGGAGTCGGAAGCCCCGGAAGCTCCGCAGTCTGTCGACCAGATCAAGGCCGAAGAGCCTAAGGTCACCGAGCCCAAGACCGAGGCACCGAAGGCTGAAGAGCTCAAGACCGAGGAACCAAAGGTAGAAGAGACCGAGGTCGACGAGCCTAAGGTTGAAGAGCCTAAGGCTGACGACTCCGACAAGCACCCGGGCAGCGTCGCTGCAGCCGGTACCGCAGCCGCAGGTGCTGTTGCCGGTGGTGCCGCAGCTGCTGCGTCTTCTGATCAGGCTCCGGACGACACGATCGAAGACGAGACGGTCGACGACAACAAGGTCGCCGACGAAGTAGGGGAGAGCCCTGCAGCAGGCGACACTCCGGCGGATCCGGCGGAAGACTCCCCGCTGTTTGATGAGGTCGTCGACGACCACGATGCTGATGAGGTCGAAGACCGCATCGCAGATAATGAGGAAGAAGTACAAGAGGCTGCGGCTGCTGCGGAGGCGCAGGCCAGCTCGGCTGAGGCAGCGCTCGAGCAGACCCCGGTTCCGGAAGGTGAGCCGGAGCCGCAGAAAAAGCCGACTGAGGATATTGCACCGGCAGGTGGCCGTCTGGGTCGTCTGCGTGGTCGACTGTCTCGTTCCCAAAACGCTATCGGCCAGGGCCTGATGGGCATTTTGTCCGCAGGTGACCTCGACGAGGACGCCTGGGAGGAAATCGAAGACACGCTGATCATGGCTGACTTGGGCACCAAGTCGACCATGAAGGTCACCGATGCGCTGCGCGACAAGATCGCCGAGCGCGGTGTGGAAAGCGAAGAGCAGGCCCGCGCGATGCTGCGCGAGGCACTCATCGAGGCCGCACAGCCAGAGATGGATCGTTCCATTAAGGCCATGCCTAACGATGGCAAGCCGGCCATCGTCATGGTCGTCGGCGTCAACGGCACCGGCAAGACCACCACGACCGGCAAACTGGCCCGTGTGCTGGTGTCCATGGGCCACCGCGTCTTGCTGGGTGCAGCGGATACCTTCCGTGCGGCCGCCGCGGACCAGCTCGAGACCTGGGGTCGCCGTGTCGGCGCGGATACCATCCGTGGCAAGGAAGGCGCAGACCCGGCATCGGTGGCCTTCGATGCCGTGGCAGCAGGTGTCGAGCAGCAGGTCGACGTCGTCCTGGTCGATACCGCAGGCCGCCTGCACACCTCGGTCGACTTGATGGATCAGCTGGGCAAGGTCAAGCGCGTGGTCGAAAAGAAGACTGCCGTCGACGAGGTCCTGCTCGTCTTGGATGCCACCGTCGGCCAGAACGGTCTGGCCCAGGCACGTATCTTCCGCGAGGTCGTCGACATCACCGGTGTCGTACTGACCAAGCTGGATGGCACCGCCAAGGGCGGCATCGTCTTCCAGGTCCAAGAAGAACTCGGCGTGCCGGTCAAGCTGGTGGGCCTAGGCGAGGGCGCAGACGACCTCGCACCTTTCGAGGTAGAAAGCTTTGTGGATGCGCTGCTGGGGGAGAGTAAGTAG